ATTGGGTATCTGATTCGGATAATAACTGACCAATTAAATCTCGCAAAGCTTGCACAAAAGCTAATAAAGGCAGATTCCGATTGAACTGGTCAAATTTACCTTTGATGAAATAGCCTTGCTGACGAGTAATAGGTTTGTGAACTTCATTGACGACGGCGGTTTTACCAATCCCGGAAAATCCGGCGACTAGCATCATTTCGGTTGTACCGTTGGCGACGCGCTCAAAAGCTTGCAGTAGGTTGGTAACTTCTACGTCTCGTCCGTAGAGTTTTTCGGGGATGAGGAAGCGATCGCAAATATCCCGTCTACCAATGGCAAAATATTCAACTTTACCAGTATCTTTCAACTGCTCATAACAAGTTTCTAAATCAAATTTTAATCCCAACGCACTCTGATATCTATCTTCGGCATTTTTCGCCATCAATTTCTGCACGATATCCGCAATCACTGGCGGTATCTCTGGCCTGTTCTCCCATATAGTTAGCTTTTTTGCTATATGGCAATGCAGTAACTCCATTGGGTCATCACAAATAAATGGTAAATTCCCTGTCAATAATTCAAAAAAGGTGATACCTAAAGAATAAAAATCACTCCGATAATCTATACCCCGATTCATCCTCCCGGTTTGTTCTGGAGAAATATAAGCGAGTGTCCCTTCTAAAACATTGGGACTTTTGATTTCTTGAGTTTCTCTAGGTAACAAAGAGGCAATACTAAAATCAATGAGTTCTATCTGTTTGCTCTGGGGATGAATCAGGATATTGGCGGGTTTGATATCTTTGTGGATAACGCGATGTTGATGTAAATCTTGGAGAACAGTGCTTAATTGAATGGCGATCGCTAAAAATTCCGCTAGGGAAAGAGAGGTAGTTTTGATGTATTCTCGGAGAGCGATCGCACCTGTATCCGCCATCACCAAAATATAACCATTGCGAGATGTTTCTAGTGACAAGGGATGAATAATTCCCGGAATCTGGAGATTTTTGCTAATGGTATATTGGTTGCGAAATTGTAATAATTCTTGAAAACTGGGATATTCTGATGTCAAAAGTTTGATGACTACTGGCAGTTGATCGACTTGACGGATAGCACGATATACCCTGGTTCTAGAACCTGCATACAGTTGAGAGCTAATTTGATATCCAAGAATGATGGGGGTAGGAAACTCAGTAGCCATTTATATATACCTCTAGCTTCTTTTGGCGTTTGCTTCTCTACATGGATGAAACCACGCGCAGCAAGTTTAGATAAGCTTAGTATTCCCATTCATTCGAGGTTGAATCACGGATTGGTGAATTAAAGTACTTTTGATTACTTTAATTAATTAAGGTAATAAATTGGATATGAACCTTGTAAATTCAAACTCTTGTCTTTAACCAAAATATTCCTACTCCCCACTCCCATTGCTATAAATAGTTTTGCTTCTGTGGTTATTTAAATAGCTATGGTAATATGCCTTAAACAAGTCATAAACTAAGCATTATTTAATACTCTTCAAAACATTAGCGAGAATTTAGCGTGAACTTACATATTTACTTTCTTCGTCACGGACAAACAGAATGCAGCCGTAATAATGCTTTTTGTGGTTCCATCGACTCAGCACTAACTCCTGAAGGTTTTGATATGGCTGAGGCTTTTGCATCTGCATACCAGTCTCTGGCTTGGACAGATATTTTTTGTAGTCCGATGCGGCGCACAATAGCTACTGCTAAACCTTTATGTACAGCTATTGGCATAGAACCACAACTGCGTGAGGGTTTAAAAGAAATCAACTATGGCCAGTGGGAAGGTAAAACCCCAGAATTTATCAGTCAAGAATATCACGATGATTATATTCGTTGGTCTGCTGACCCAGCTTGGTATGCACCAACAGGGGGAGAAATGGCGATTACAATTGCATCCCGCGCAATGGGAGTGATTGAAGAAATTAAGCATCTTTACCAGAGTGGCAATGTTTTAGTTGTTGCCCATAAAGCCACTATTAGAATTATGTTGTGCAGTTTGCTAGGAATTGATGTGGGACGTTTTCGGTATCGCTTGGATTGTCCAGTAGGTTCTGTGAGTGTTGTAGAATTTACTTCCCACGGGCCATTGTTGCGCTCTTTAGCAGATCGTTCTCATTTAGGTGAACAATTGCGAAATTTACCTGGAACTTAAGGTATTTTTCCAACTCAAAAAATATATTCATATTAGGTTGGGTGAAAGCACAGGACATATATTTAGCTCTAACCCAACATTTTTTTAGTAAACGTACATCAACAAAAAATTGTGCCATGATTCCGCAGATTGAAACTATATTTTTACGGCAAATGGCTTCTGGCGATCGCCTGTCTTTACAAGTTTACAAATTTATTGGTTCTCGCCCAGGTAAAAAGGTTTATATTCAATCTAACTTACACGGGGCAGAAATTTCGGGAAACGCCGTTATTCAGCAAATTATAGAATTTTTACTCAGCATAAATGATACCGATTTAGTTGGAGAAATTTGGCTAGTTCCGGTATGTAATCCTATGGGTACAAATGAAAGAGCGCAACATTTCTCACCGGGAAGACACTGTGTTTACGAAGCGAGAGACTGGAACCGAATTTTTTGGGATTATGAAAAGGTAGCTGAGGATTTAACAGAATTTACTCAATCGCAATTACTACTAGAGCCAGAAATTACTCGCCAAAATTATTTGAGTAAAATTAAAAATGAATTTGCCAAGAAATTAGACAGAATTAATTCTTCTAGTAGTTTGCCTTATACTGATCAATTTAGTTATCAACTGCAAAGTTTGAGTTTAGATGCAGATTACCTGATTGATTTACACAGTTCGACAAATCAAGGTTTAGACTATATATATTATTTCCGCGATCGCCAAGATAGCGCTAAATATTTTTTGCTCGACTATGGCATCTTACTTGATAAATATGATGGTGATGCTTTTGATGAATCATTTATTAAACCTTGGTTAGCATTAGAAGCTCGTTTGCAAAGTTTAGGCAGACAAATCAGATTTGATATTGAAGCTTGGACACTAGAATTAGGTGCAGGAATGCAGATCAATCCGCATTCGATTGCCAAGGGTGTGCAAGGCATAAAAAATTATTTATTGCAGAAAGGTGTATTAAAAACTATTAACTTTTCCCAGGAAAACATAGAAAATCATGTAATGGCTGTTTTCTATAGCAGTAACAGAACTAAATATTATGCGATCGCTGGCGGCATGATTCAATCTAGAGTCGAATTAGGTAGTGTAGTTCAAGCAGGAGATAGACTTTATCAAATTATTAGTTTCAACAAAGCAAGTGCATTACCGCAAATAATTGATATCTACTCTGAACACGATGGATTAATTTATGATGTTGCCACCAATCAATCTGTAAATCAAGGAGAATTTGTATTAGGCATTATTTATTAATTCTGACCAATAATTCCTTGATAATACAAGTTTATGAAAGCTTACGAAATTCAAAGCAATGCCGGAAGTGATGCTTTAAAACTAGTCGAGCATCCGCAACCCGAACCCGCAGCCGGACAAGTTCTGATTCAAGTCAAAGCCACATCTCTGAATTACCGTGACTTGCTAGTAGCTGAGGGAAGCTACGGTTCTGGGGTGAAATATCCGCTGATACCCATGTCTGATGGTGCGGGGGAAGTTGTCGCCGTTGGTGAAGGTGTGACGCGGGTGAAAAAAGGCGATCGCGTCGCTGGTATTTTCTTTCAAAGTTGGCTTTATGGCTCTTTAACCAGGGAGAAAATGAAGTCTGACTTAGGTGGCGGTATCAATGGAATGCTGGCTGAATACGTTGTGCTACATCAAGATGGACTGGTTATTTTACCCGATCACCTTTCTTACACCGAAGCAGCCACCTTACCCTGTGCGGCTGTCACCGCTTGGCACGCTTTGGTAACAAAAGGTAATATCTGTGCCAATGACACTGTATTATTGCTGGGTACTGGCGGAGTTTCAATTTTTGCTCTTCAGTTTGCCAAACTCCACGGCGCAAGAGTCATCATTACCTCCAGCAGCGATGAGAAATTAGCACGAGCTAAACAACTGGGTGCTGATGAAATTATCAATTACAAAACTACACCCAGTTGGGAAAAGCAAGTTTACGAGTTAACAAATCGCGTTGGTGTAGATCACGTTATCGAAGTGGGCGGCGCAGGTACTTTACCGCAATCACTCCAAGCTGTCAGAATTGGGGGACGTGTTAGCTTAATTGGTGTGCTGACAGGCAAAGGCAATGAGATTGATCCTATGCCCATATTAGGCAAAAGCCTTACATTGCAAGGCATTTATGTAGGTAGTCGAGAAATGTTTGAAACCATGAATCAAGCAATATCTCACCATCAAATCTTCCCCATTATTGATTTAGTTTTTCCCTTCACCGCCGTCCCAGAAGCTTATCGATACCTCAAAACCGCCGCCCACTTCGGTAAAATTGTCATTGAAATTTAAAACTCAATTTCCCATTGCTTCTCCCTCTCAGGAGAAATTCATTTAGGCAATATTCAGTTATATTAGGATGCACAGAGTTGAGTATTCACCAAAAAACATAATATTAAGACTGTAATGACTTATCTAGAAACAGCAGCGGAATTTTACCGCGAAGTTGCAGAAACACCCCAAGTAGGACTTTGTTGTGTCCAAAGTTTACCCTTGCAATTCCCCGGTTTAAAAATTCCTGTATCTATGCAAGAAATGAACTATGGTTGTGGTACAACCGTTCACCCTACAGAACTGAATCACCAACCTACGGTACTTTATGTAGGTGTTGGTGGTGGTTTAGAGGCGTTGCAATTCGCTTATTTTTCTCGCCGTGCGAGTGCTGTAATTGCTGTTGAACCAGTTGCAGCTATGCGAGAGGCTGCTACACGCAACCTAGAGATTGCAGCCACCGAAAACAGTTGGTTTAATCCTAATTTTGTCGAAATTCGCACAGGTGATGCTTTTAATTTGCCTGTGGCTGATGCTTCTGTGGATATTGTCGCGCAGAATTGCCTGTTCAACATTTTTGAACCAGAAGATTTAACCAGAGCTTTAAAAGAAGCATATCGTGTGCTGAAACCCGGTGGACGGTTGCAGATGAGTGATCCCATTGCGACAAGTCCAATTCCTGTCCATCTGCAACAAGATGAGCGACTACGCGCTATGTGTTTGTCAGGCGCACTTACCTACCAAGAGTATACTCAGCGGATTATTGATGCTGGCTTTGGTCAAATTGAAATTCGCGCCCGTCGTCCTTATCGGTTACTTGATGCTCCAACTTACAACTTAGAAGAAAACCTACTTTTAGAAAGTCTTGATTCGGTTGCTTTTAAAGTTGCAATCCCAGAAGATGGTGCTTGTATTTTTACTGGCAAAACAGCCATTTACTGTGGTGGAGAATCTTTGTTTGATGACGGAGCCGGACATCTACTTCAGCGTGGTATTCCCGCAGCTGTTTGTGATAAAACTGCTGCTAAACTGGCAGCTTTAGAGCCAGAAAAAATTATAACTACTGATTCAACTTGGCACTACAACGGTGGTGGTTGCTGTTAAAAATTAAACCCCAAAATGTTAATTATTAGCTTGTTTTTGGCTACGTTATTTTTAGCTTACTCTCATGGAGCAAATGACAACTTTAAAGGTGTAGCAACGCTATTTGGTAGCGGTACAACTAGCTACCAAACAGCAATTTTATGGGCAACTATTATGACCTTTGCTGGTGCAGTTGCCTCAATATTTATGGCTGGTACATTAGTACAAAAATTTTCTGGACAAGGTATTTTTCCAGATGAAATTGCTAATGTACCAGAAATTCATTTAGCAGTAGCGATCGCATCTGGTGTAACAGTGTTGATGGCTGCCTTGACCGGATTCCCGATTTCTACAACTCACAGTTTAACAGGTGGGTTACTAGGGGCGGGGTTAGTGGCGATCGGTCTCAAGGTTAATTTTGCTGTATTAGTAAAGTCTTTTCTTCTCCCTTTATTCTTTAGTCCTATAATCGCCATTTTCTTAGCAGCAGGTCTTTATAAGTTAATTGCATATTTTAATTCTCGATTTAACTGGTTTGCCAATCAAAAAGTTCTAGATACTCTGCATTTTATCAGTGCTGGAGTAGTCAGTTTTGCCAGAGGCATAAATCAAACACCCAAACTAGTTTCTATTATTCTGATTATTGAATATTTTTCCATTCAAGGCGGAATGTTAACCATCGCAATGGCAGTGGGGTTAGGCGGCTTACTCAACTCCCAAAGAATTGCTGAAACTATGAGTACAAGAATTACCACTATAGATTCTACTCAAGGCTTATCTGCCAATCTGGTGACTGGCTTTTTAGCGATCGCAGCTACTTGTTTTGGTCTACCTATTTCCTCAACTCATGTTGCAGCTAGTTCTATTGTTGGTGTCGGCTTAACTGAAAAAAAAGTTAATTCACGTGTTTTCTTGCAAATAATTATTGCCTGGATTTTTACTTTACCCGCTACCGCAATTATTAGTGGTATAGCTTATAGATTATTACAAGGTTAAAGATTTATCTTTACCTGTATTGTGTTTATTTAAAATTAGGAAAATAAACTTATGCAAACTACCTCAATAGTTACTAACTTCAATCATAAATTAAATGCACCTTTAACTAAAAAGAAAATTACTGTCTTGCAAATTAACCTGGGTAAACGCTGCAACCTTGCTTGTAGTCATTGTCATGTTGAAGCCAGCCCAAAACGCACAGAAGAACTTTCTCCAGAAGTTTGCACACAATTAATTGAATTAATTCATCAATTTCCCGAAATTGAGATTGTTGATTTGACTGGTGGCGCACCAGAAATGAATTATGGTTTTAAACCATTAGTAGAAGCAGCGAGAGTTACTAATAAGCAGGTAATTGTTCGCTCTAATTTGACCATTTATTTTGTAGATGGTTTTGGGTATTTACCAGAATATTTCGCGCAAAATCAAGTCAGAATAGTTGCCTCTTTACCCTGTTATTTAGCAGATAAT
This window of the Nostoc sp. HK-01 genome carries:
- a CDS encoding phosphoglycerate mutase, yielding MNLHIYFLRHGQTECSRNNAFCGSIDSALTPEGFDMAEAFASAYQSLAWTDIFCSPMRRTIATAKPLCTAIGIEPQLREGLKEINYGQWEGKTPEFISQEYHDDYIRWSADPAWYAPTGGEMAITIASRAMGVIEEIKHLYQSGNVLVVAHKATIRIMLCSLLGIDVGRFRYRLDCPVGSVSVVEFTSHGPLLRSLADRSHLGEQLRNLPGT
- a CDS encoding succinylglutamate desuccinylase/aspartoacylase; this translates as MIPQIETIFLRQMASGDRLSLQVYKFIGSRPGKKVYIQSNLHGAEISGNAVIQQIIEFLLSINDTDLVGEIWLVPVCNPMGTNERAQHFSPGRHCVYEARDWNRIFWDYEKVAEDLTEFTQSQLLLEPEITRQNYLSKIKNEFAKKLDRINSSSSLPYTDQFSYQLQSLSLDADYLIDLHSSTNQGLDYIYYFRDRQDSAKYFLLDYGILLDKYDGDAFDESFIKPWLALEARLQSLGRQIRFDIEAWTLELGAGMQINPHSIAKGVQGIKNYLLQKGVLKTINFSQENIENHVMAVFYSSNRTKYYAIAGGMIQSRVELGSVVQAGDRLYQIISFNKASALPQIIDIYSEHDGLIYDVATNQSVNQGEFVLGIIY
- a CDS encoding alcohol dehydrogenase; this encodes MKAYEIQSNAGSDALKLVEHPQPEPAAGQVLIQVKATSLNYRDLLVAEGSYGSGVKYPLIPMSDGAGEVVAVGEGVTRVKKGDRVAGIFFQSWLYGSLTREKMKSDLGGGINGMLAEYVVLHQDGLVILPDHLSYTEAATLPCAAVTAWHALVTKGNICANDTVLLLGTGGVSIFALQFAKLHGARVIITSSSDEKLARAKQLGADEIINYKTTPSWEKQVYELTNRVGVDHVIEVGGAGTLPQSLQAVRIGGRVSLIGVLTGKGNEIDPMPILGKSLTLQGIYVGSREMFETMNQAISHHQIFPIIDLVFPFTAVPEAYRYLKTAAHFGKIVIEI
- a CDS encoding phosphate transporter; protein product: MLIISLFLATLFLAYSHGANDNFKGVATLFGSGTTSYQTAILWATIMTFAGAVASIFMAGTLVQKFSGQGIFPDEIANVPEIHLAVAIASGVTVLMAALTGFPISTTHSLTGGLLGAGLVAIGLKVNFAVLVKSFLLPLFFSPIIAIFLAAGLYKLIAYFNSRFNWFANQKVLDTLHFISAGVVSFARGINQTPKLVSIILIIEYFSIQGGMLTIAMAVGLGGLLNSQRIAETMSTRITTIDSTQGLSANLVTGFLAIAATCFGLPISSTHVAASSIVGVGLTEKKVNSRVFLQIIIAWIFTLPATAIISGIAYRLLQG